The proteins below are encoded in one region of Hordeum vulgare subsp. vulgare chromosome 3H, MorexV3_pseudomolecules_assembly, whole genome shotgun sequence:
- the LOC123440049 gene encoding D-inositol 3-phosphate glycosyltransferase 2 yields MAPTSLQRPRKPRCPSHPMLSLSPALLSLLLLVPFLYLLIHRSACSSPFSNLTTARRSSSSVSDFAGDLRDIEFSWNHLPFTSSTPPPAKLKIAVFSRKWPVATAPGGMERHAHTLHTALAARGHRVHVFTSPPPHTEAAPSPSADGPQLHFLDGTPGQWRCDEAWKLYEAEGDNDPFDVIHSESVAVFHRYARGVPNLVVSWHGISLEALHSGIYQDLARGEDERMSPAFNQSLSQSVRRVLSEVRFFRSYAHQVAISDSTGEMLRDVYQIPGRRVHVILNGVDEAQFTPDTELGRAFREEIGLPKSADLVLGVSGRLVKDKGHPLLYEAFSKLSLRHPNVYLLVAGKGPWESRYMDLGRNAKVLGAVPPGKLRAFYNALDVFVDPTLRPQGLDLTLMEAMQCGKPVVATRFPSIKGSIVVDEEFGHMFAPNVESLLESLEAVVQDGARRAAERGRACREYARSMFAATKMALAYERLFLCVKNETFCAYPSEFD; encoded by the coding sequence ATGGCACCAACGTCCCTGCAGAGGCCGAGGAAGCCGAGGTGCCCCTCCCACCCCATGCTCTCTCTGTCCCcagccctcctctccctcctcctcctcgtccccttCCTCTACCTCCTCATCCACCGTTCCGCCTGCTCCTCGCCCTTCAGCAACCTCACCACCGCCAGGCGCTCCTCGTCGAGCGTGAGCGACTTCGCCGGAGACCTTCGCGACATCGAGTTCTCGTGGAACCACCTACCGTTCACGTCGTCAACGCCGCCCCCCGCCAAGCTCAAGATCGCCGTGTTCTCGCGGAAGTGGCCCGTGGCCACGGCCCCCGGCGGCATGGAGCGGCACGCGCACACGCTGCACACGGCGCTCGCCGCGCGGGGCCACCGCGTCCACGTGTTCACCTCACCTCCGCCGCATACCGAGGCCGCGCCATCGCCCTCCGCTGATGGCCCTCAGTTGCATTTCCTTGACGGCACCCCCGGCCAGTGGCGGTGCGACGAGGCATGGAAGCTGTACGAGGCCGAGGGTGACAACGATCCGTTCGACGTCATCCACTCCGAGAGCGTGGCGGTGTTCCACCGGTACGCGCGCGGCGTGCCCAACCTGGTGGTGTCGTGGCACGGAATCTCCCTGGAGGCGCTGCACTCGGGCATCTACCAGGACCTCGCCCGCGGCGAGGACGAGCGCATGTCGCCGGCGTTCAACCAGAGCCTGTCGCAGTCGGTGCGCCGGGTGCTGTCCGAGGTGCGCTTCTTCCGGAGCTACGCGCACCAGGTGGCCATCAGCGACTCCACCGGGGAGATGCTCCGCGACGTGTACCAGATCCCCGGGCGCCGCGTGCACGTGATCCTGAACGGCGTGGACGAGGCACAGTTCACTCCGGACACGGAGCTCGGCCGCGCCTTCCGGGAAGAGATCGGGCTTCCCAAgagcgccgacctcgtgctcggcgTGTCCGGGAGGCTGGTCAAGGACAAGGGCCACCCGCTGCTCTACGAGGCCTTCTCCAAGCTCTCCCTCCGGCACCCGAACGTgtacctcctcgtcgccggcaaggGGCCGTGGGAGTCAAGGTACATGGACCTGGGACGCAACGCCAAGGTGCTCGGCGCGGTGCCGCCCGGGAAGCTCAGGGCGTTCTACAACGCGCTGGACGTGTTCGTGGACCCGACGCTGCGGCCGCAGGGACTGGACCTGACCCTCATGGAGGCGATGCAATGCGGCAAGCCGGTGGTGGCCACGCGGTTCCCCAGCATCAAGGGGAGCATCGTGGTGGACGAGGAGTTCGGCCACATGTTCGCGCCCAACGTGGAGTCGCTGCTGGAGAGTCTAGAGGCGGTGGTGCAGGATGGCGCGCGGCGCGCCGCGGAGCGCGGCCGCGCGTGCAGGGAGTACGCCAGGTCCATGTTCGCGGCCACCAAGATGGCACTAGCGTACGAGAGGCTCTTCCTGTGTGTCAAGAACGAGACCTTCTGTGCCTACCCCTCTGAGTTTGATTAG